In one Rutidosis leptorrhynchoides isolate AG116_Rl617_1_P2 chromosome 8, CSIRO_AGI_Rlap_v1, whole genome shotgun sequence genomic region, the following are encoded:
- the LOC139862780 gene encoding aspartic proteinase 36-like, which translates to MSRLTCLPASSISVTIAVIVTINMLINILQSSFIDYAIVDDPTAMILRPPHSGSNRHTMFLPLFPSPPNSSRFSGAVKSRRHLQKSDSDSPPNARMALHDDLLLNGYYTTRLWIGSPPQRFALIVDTGSTVTYVPCSTCEKCGKHQDPKFDPELSSTYEPVKCNIDCLCDNDKKQCIYERQYAEMSSSSGVLGEDIISFGNQSDLSPQRATFGCENMETGDLYSQHADGIMGLGRGDLSLVDQLVDKGVISDSFSLCYGGMDVGGGAMVLGGISPPPEMVYAYSDPVRSPYYNIELKELHVAGKRLPLNPSVFYGKHGTVLDSGTTYAYLPEAAFLAFKDAITKELQTLKQIKGPDPSYNDICFSGAGSDISELSDKFPSVDMVFGKGHKLSLSPENYLFRHSKVRGAYCLGVFQNGKDPTTLLGGIITRNIFVMYDRENDKIGFWKTNCSDLWARLHSFDSPPSPSDGSHSIADTTPSSAPMGMPYHISPGSKVGSIVFYMSLNIKYFKLEPQITELTQFIAMELDVNISQVKLLDFTSDGNGSLTIWSITPLKPAEFMSKATASDIIARIAENEIHLPRSFGNHRISNWFIESEPNRSWWQRYMVTVIIFLLAIIFGCSALVTWWYWRHTHHNKIPYRPVGSIVPEQELQPL; encoded by the exons ATGTCACGATTAACCTGTTTACCGGCGTCATCCATTTCCGTTACCATCGCCGTCATTGTAACCATAAATATGTTAATTAATATTCTACAATCATCCTTTATTGATTACGCGATTGTTGATGATCCAACCGCCATGATTCTCCGTCCACCGCATTCCGGTAGCAATCGTCACACCATGTTTTTACCTCTTTTTCCATCTCCGCCTAATTCCTCTCGTTTCTCCGGCGCCGTTAAATCTCGCCGTCACCTCCAGAAATCCGATAGTGATTCTCCCCCTAACGCTCGGATGGCTCTTCATGATGATCTCCTCCTCAACGG gtATTATACGACGAGGCTATGGATCGGGTCACCGCCTCAGAGGTTTGCACTCATAGTTGATACAGGGAGTACTGTTACTTATGTTCCATGTTCAACCTGTGAAAAATGTGGCAAACATCAG GACCCAAAGTTTGATCCAGAGTTATCCAGCACATATGAACCTGTGAAATGCAATATTGATTGCTTATGTGACAATGACAAAAAGCAGTGCATATATGAAAGGCAGTATGCTGAAATGAGTTCTAGTAGTGGTGTCCTTGGTGAGGATATAATATCATTTGGGAACCAAAGTGACCTTTCGCCTCAGCGTGCTACCTTTGGTTGTGAAAATATGGAAACTGGAGATTTGTACAGTCAGCATGCTGATGGAATAATGGGTTTGGGCCGTGGTGATCTTAGTCTAGTTGATCAACTTGTTGATAAAGGGGTAATTAGTGATTCGTTTTCTTTGTGTTATGGTGGAATGGATGTCGGTGGTGGTGCAATGGTTCTTGGTGGTATTTCTCCACCACCTGAGATGGTCTATGCCTACTCAGACCCCGTACGCAG CCCATATTACAATATCGAGCTGAAGGAGTTACATGTTGCTGGGAAGCGGTTGCCTTTAAATCCGAGTGTTTTTTATGGAAAGCATGGAACAGTCTTAGATAGTGGAACAACGTATGCATACCTACCTGAAGCAGCTTTTCTTGCATTTAAGGATGCT ATCACGAAAGAACTTCAAACTCTCAAACAGATCAAAGGTCCTGATCCAAGTTATAATGACATTTGCTTCTCTGGTGCTGGAAG TGATATTTCGGAACTCTCGGACAAATTTCCGTCAGTTGACATGGTTTTTGGGAAAGGACATAAGCTATCGCTATCCCCTGAGAATTACTTATTTAGG CACTCAAAGGTTCGTGGTGCGTATTGCCTTGGGGTTTTTCAGAACGGAAAAGACCCAACAACTCTTTTAGGAG GCATCATTACCCGCAATATTTTCGTTATGTATGACCGTGAAAACGACAAGATTGGATTCTGGAAAACTAACTGTTCCGATCTATGGGCAAGACTTCATTCTTTTGATTCACCTCCTTCTCCATCTGATGGATCACATTCGATTGCAGATACGACTCCTTCATCAGCTCCAATGGGGATGCCATATCATATTTCTCCAG GGTCGAAGGTTGGAAGCATAGTATTTTACATGTCTCTGAATATTAAATATTTCAAATTGGAACCCCAAATCACAGAGCTTACACAGTTTATTGCCATGGAGTTGGATGTTAACATTTCTCAG GTTAAGCTACTGGATTTTACGTCTGATGGAAATGGCTCGCTTACAATATGGTCTATTACTCCACTAAAACCTGCTGAATTTATGTCCAAAGCAACTGCATCC GATATTATTGCTCGGATAGCTGAAAATGAGATACACCTTCCTCGAAGCTTTGGAAATCATAGGATATCCAATTGGTTTATTGAATCAGAACCAAATAG ATCATGGTGGCAGAGGTACATGGTTACTGTCATAATATTCCTTTTGGCTATAATTTTTGGATGTTCAGCTCTTGTTACATGGTGGTACTGGAGACACACACACCACAATAAGATTCCATATAGGCCGGTAGGTTCAATCGTGCCTGAGCAAGAACTTCAGCCGCTGTAA